From the Pseudomonas syringae KCTC 12500 genome, the window TCTGGGATCTGGACAGTGGCGCATTGAAACTGGATGCGCCGTTGCCGGACTGTGCGGGAGTGGGGGCTGTAGCCGACGGCTTTGTCGTGACCTCAGGCCAGGGACGCTGCCGCTTCTATGACTGTCGCAAAGCGCAACTGCTGGCCCAGCCATTGGACCTGCCAGCCGGGTTGTGGGACAACCATCTTCATCTGGCTCAGGTGGGTTAGGTAAGAGAGCCCAGGGCTTCAGTTTTTGATCCCGGTACCCTGCGCCAGGCTGTACATGAACAGCAACAGGTCGTGGTCCGGCTGCACGTTCACAAGATTCTTCGCCACACGTGGCAATGGGCAGTGGCCCTCGCCGTGCTGCGTGGTGAGGATGCGGGTAGACGGTTGTTCAAGCGCCGCCACGGCGACCGTGGCAACTGCCAGTGCACCGAAGATAAACAGACCTCTTGCCATTTCTAGCTTCATGACTCTAAACCTTTGATAGAGCTGCCAAACGCTGCCTGGTAAAAGTAGATCAACTTCTGCCAGTCTGCAGCGCTGAATGACGAATGGCGTCGTAGCTGCTTCATATCGTGCTGGGCTGCGCCTTGAGCGGTAAGGCGGCGACGGCCCTTCTCGAGATCGAGCAAGGCGACCTCGACGTTGGCGTCCGCCCCTTCTCCTGTCACGCGCACGAAAATGTGCTTGATGTACAGACAGCTGTGCTGCCAGCGGCCCAGGTGCATGCGGGCCAGAGTGGCTGCCACTTCCTTGAGCACACGCTCATAGAACAGCTCGCCATGGCGCTCGCGCCCTCCGGCAGCCTGCCACTTTTCAATTTCCTCGAAGCCTTCCAGCGCTACGGTGACCAACAATGCCCGCCAGGCGTTGTCCTCACCCCGCTCGGCACCACAAAACACCACTTCGGGGACGACGACGCCAAGCTTGCGTAGACCTTCAAGCGCCTCGCGCTCGCGCAGTACGGTGGGTCGGCCCAGCGGGTGCAGCAGGCTGCGGTAGATGTGACCTGTCTGGCGTTTGGCATAAAGGGTCTGCCCATCGTCCATGATCAACCGCTGCACACCACTCTCTCCGCCGCGACGCACATTGGGTTCTTCAACCCATTCGCCACGCTGGCTCCAGAACTGATCGAACTCGTTCTGGATCGGGTTCACAACTGGTTCTTTCACGGACTGCAAACCCATCTTTTTACCTTTTACGTAGGACATAGACTCGCCACATGGCGTACATGGGCAGGAAATCCATTCGGTTCTGAATGCGAAATCCTGCCTGCTCAAATTCGGTTTCTGCGGTAACAACAGGTAACACAAAACGATTCTGGTAACTTTCCCGCCCGTTTTTTTGCTGGCGCTTGTTCTCGAGGCGCGCACGCTTCCATGCCTTGAAATTGCCATCCACCCAGAGGGAGACGATCACGCTGTCACGGGTTACGCGTTGAAACTCGCGCAATAGAGCCATCCGGTCGCTGGACTGACCGACGTGGTGCAACAAGCGCATGCAGAAGATGCTGTCTACTGCGTTATCAGGCAGGTCGATGGCAAAGGCAGATGTCTGCAAAGGTTGTACCCTTTTTACAACGTCTGCCGGCTGCGAGGCACAGGCGGTACTGAGCATGTCTGCAGAGTTATCGGCACCGATGATCGAGCGGTTCGGCTTCTCGGCCAATAGCGGCCAGAAGCGTCCAGCACCACAAGGCAGGTCCAGCACCAGGCCTGGGTCCCCGGCCATGTGCAGCGCCTTTCTCGCCAGCTGTTCATCGCGGTGATGCGACAGCTTGCGCCAGATACCGTCCTGATGCTTTTCGAGGTACTGGCGGGCGTGTGTCTTGTCGTACTTTCGGGAAAACTCGAGTTCGATGCGATCGCTCATGAGAGCAGCTCCTGATGTTGATGGGCGCCAAATTAAAGGCACGGCCGTCACCGTCAGGTCATCTGAATGTGAAAAAAATGTTACCTTTTAACGTCAGGTGTTTCGAGATTTTACAGAGAGTTAGAGGCCGTGTGTGGCCAATCGACGAAGTGCAGTCGATTGGCCGCTACCCAATAAGGCCGGTCTACTCGAGAGAAAGGTCAGGGTTTGATCACGTTGAGCGTCACCTTGAACCGGCAACCATGGGGTTCCATTGGGGTGAGATCCACGCTCCATCCCTGATTGGTACAAATGCGCTGCACCAGTGACAGCCCGAGGCCCAGCCCCTCTCCGCGCTGCTCGTTGCCGCGTACGAAAGGCTCGAACATTGCCTCGCGCTTCTCCTCGGGAATGCCCACACCACTGTCTTCCACGGTGAAGCTTTCGGCGTGCAGGGTCAGCGCGATGAATCCGTGATCGGTGTAATGCAGCGCGTTGCGCAGCAAGTTGCCCATCACGGCATGCAGGAAGGTCGCGTTGTAACGAATATCGGACAGCTGGTCATCGGCAGGTGGCGTATAGGTCAACTGCAGCCCCTTGCTCTCTATCGGGTCACGCCACTGGGAGATCAATTGCTCGGCCACCCCGACCAGCGTGGCCTTGGGCGTCATGGCCGGGTCTTCGCGCTGGGTGCGAGCGAGCATCAGGAAGGTTTGCACCAGATCGCGCATTTCTTCGCAGGCACGGCCGATACGCTCGACCTGACGGCGGCCGCGCAAATCGAGCGCAGGGTTTTCCAGCAGTAGCTCACAAGAGCTGGCCAGCACCATCAATGGCGTACGCAGTTCATGGCTCACGTCGCTGGTGAACATGCGCTCACGAATCAGCGCCTGCCGCAAGCGACCCAATGTTGCATCGAAGGCCACCGCCAACTCGCCGACTTCGTCAGCGGCATAGTCGGGCGCCAATGGCGGAGCCAGTCCAAGCAGCTGGTCACGGTGGCGAACCTGCCGGGCCAGACGCACTACAGGCGCCATGACCCGGCGCGCCAGCACCCAGCCCAGAAACACCGCCAGTGCCAAGGCCAGAACGAAACCGACCAGCACGACGGCGAACAGCACCCGCTCACGCTCTTCAAAATCGCTCTGATCCTGCAACAGGGCGTAATGCCGGCCATCCACCACCTCGATCATGGCGTGGTAGGACAACGGCCCACGGAACACCTCATGGAAACCTGGCTCAAGGTGACGAATATCCTTGGGCAGGTCGAAGTCGCCCGGACCATTGGTGAAATAGAACAACTGGTCGGGCTTGGGCCGGTGGCTCCAGTCGCTGACACTGTCCATCAGCATCAGACGGTTGAGGTCACCACCGAGGCCGGCGGAAATCAGCTTTTCTTCGACCAGGTGGACGGTGGAGATGATTCCGATGGCGAACGACCCGGCGACCAGTGCACTCATCAATGCAAAAGCAATGATGATCCGTTGCGCAAGACTCTGTTTAAACTCCATCCCGGCCCTCGGCCAAGCGATAGCCCACGCCATGCACGGTCTGCAACAGCGGTTTGCCAAACGGTTTGTCGATCACCTGACGCAACTGGTGCACATGGCTGCGCAGACTGTCGCTGTCCGGGCAGTCATCGCCCCACAGCGCTTCTTCGAGAATCTCGCGACGCAGCACGTGCGGGCTTTTCTGCATCAGTACGGCGAGCAGCTTGAGGCCGACCGGGTTGAGCTTGAGCATGCGCCCCTCACGCGTGACCTCGAGGGTGTCGAGGTCATAGACCAGATCAGCCACCTGCAAGGTACGCCGCCCGCCGCCTTGGGCACGACGCAATACCGCTTCGATCCGCGCGGCCAGCTCAGACAGGGCAAACGGCTTGAGCAGGTAGTCGTCAGCACCGGAGCGGAAGCCCTGCAGTCGGTCGTCCAGTTGATCGCGGGCGGTGAGCATGATGACCGGCGTGTCCCGCCGGGCATCTTCGCGCAGGCGCTTGCACAAGGTGTAGCCGTCAATACCGGGCAGCATGATGTCGAGAACGATCAGGTCGTAGTGCTCGGTGGCTGCCAGATGCAGTCCTGAGAGGCCATCCTGGGCGCAATCGACGGTATAGCCTTTCATGCCCAGGTAATCGGCCATGTTCGCCAGGATGTCGCGGTTGTCTTCAACCAGAAGAATTCGCATAAAACACTCTCGTATGCAGTTTGGGCTGGCGCAGCTTAAGACGAAGTGGGCGTGAGGGCCAGCGCCGAAATGGCATGACGTTTTTTTCACCTATGATTCATAAGGCTCATGACACACTTTGAGACGAACCGTCGCACACAATAATCGCGGCATGCCCTTCAAAGATCTGGATTCGATATGTCGAAAACCGTCGCCCCACCCTACTCCCGTTCGATCAACCCGTGGATTTACCTGGGTATCCCTGTCGCCGTAGCGCTGATCCTCATGCTGCTTGAACTGACGTCACTGGACATGGACATCGCCAAGCTGGCCTTCGATCCGGTCAGCGGACAGTTCATCGGCAGGCACAGTTATTTTCTCGAAGACGTTCTCCACGACCGCGCCAAACAGCTGGTCATGGTGTTCGGCGCGGTGGCGATGATCGGCTTTGCGGCTTCCTTCAAAGTACAGCGCCTGATCCCGTGGCGCAGGGAGTTGGGTTGCCTGGTGCTGTCCATGGCGCTTTCAACCGCCTTCGTTACCCCGGTGAAAGTGGTGACGTCAGTGCAGTGCCCCTGGAGCCTGAAAGAATTCGGTGGTCAGGAAACCTACAGCGAACTGTTGAGCCCACGCCCTGCGACCGATAAACCGGGACGCTGCTGGCCGGGCGGTCATGCGGCGACCGGCTTTACCCTGTTCTCGCTGTTCTTCGCTTTTCGCGACCGTCGTCCACGGATGGCAAAAATGGGCCTGGCTCTGGCGTTCGGCCTTGGAACGGTGTTCTCTGTCGGGCGGATGCTGCAAGGTGCGCACTTCTTTTCCCATAACATCTGGACCGCAGTGTTCTGCTGGCTGATCTGTCTGGGGGTTTATTACTTCGTGCTTTACCGCCCCGAACCCAAGGGTCTCGATAACAGCAAAGTACAACCGACGCATTGATTGATCGGACACAAAGACCATAAAAAAACCCCGCACAAGGCGGGGTTTTTTATGGGTGTAACGCTGGGGGTAAAGCTGGCTTACATCATGCCGCCCATACCACCCATGCCGCCCATGTCCGGCATGCCGCCGCCTGCTGGCTTGTCGTCAGGCACGTCAGCGATCATCGCTTCGGTGGTGATCATCAAGCTGGCGATGGAGGACGCCGCCTGCAGAGCAGAGCGAGTCACTTTGGCCGGGTCAAGGATACCCATTTCGATCATGTCGCCGTATTCGCCGGAAGCAGCGTTGTAACCGTAGTTACCCGAACCCTGCTTGACCTTGTCGACAACAACGCTTGGCTCGTCACCGGAGTTGGCAACGATCTGGCGCAGCGGCGCTTCGACTGCACGACGCAGCAGAGCGATACCGACGTCCTGATCAGCGTTGTCGCCTTTCAGACCTTCGATAGCCTGCAGGGAGCGAACCAGTGCCACGCCACCGCCAGGTACCACGCCTTCTTCAACGGCTGCGCGGGTTGCGTGCAGGGCGTCTTCAACGCGGGCTTTCTTCTCTTTCATCTCGACTTCGGAACCGGCACCGACCTTGATCACTGCAACGCCGCCAGACAGCTTGGCCAGACGCTCTTGCAGTTTTTCTTTGTCGTAGTCCGAGCTGGTGTCGCCGATTTGCTGACGGATCTGGGAGATACGTGAGTCGATATCGGTTTTCACGCCAGCACCATCGATGATGGTAGTGTTTTCTTTGTTCAGGATGACGCGCTTGGCATTACCCAGGTGTTCCAGGGTAGTGGTTTCCAGGCTCAGGCCGATCTCTTCGGAGATAACGGTACCGCCAGTCAGAACAGCGATGTCCTGCAGCATGGCCTTGCGACGATCGCCGAAACCTGGAGCCTTGACGGCTGCAACTTTCACGATACCGCGCATGTTGTTGACCACCAGAGTCGCCAGCGCTTCGCCTTCAACGTCTTCGGCAACGATCAGCAGAGGACGGCCAGCCTTGGCGACTGCTTCCAGAACCGGCAGCATTTCGCGAATGTTGGAGATCTTCTTGTCGACCAGCAACAGCAGCGGGCTGTCCAGCTCGGCAACCATGGTGTCCGGCTTGTTGATGAAGTACGGGGACAGGTAACCACGGTCAAACTGCATGCCTTCTACAACAGACAGCTCGTTTTCCAGGCCAGAACCTTCTTCAACGGTGATAACGCCGTCTTTGGTCACTTTTTCCATGGCTTCGGCAATGATGTCGCCGATGGAGTGATCAGAGTTGGCCGAGATGGTGCCGACCTGGGCGATTGCCTTGGTGTCGGTGCATGGCTTGGACAGCTTCTTCAGCTCGGCAACAATGGCGATGGTCGCCTTGTCGATGCCGCGCTTGAGGTCCATCGGGTTCATGCCGGCAGCGACAGCCTTCAGGCCTTCGTTGACGATGGCCTGAGCCAGAACGGTAGCGGTAGTGGTACCGTCGCCTGCATCATCGTTAGCACGGGAAGCAACGTCTTTGACCAGCTGCGCGCCCATGTTTTCGAAACGGTCTTTAAGCTCGATTTCCTTGGCAACCGAAACACCGTCTTTGGTGATCAGCGGAGCGCCAAAGCTTTTCTCGATGATAACGTTGCGGCCTTTAGGGCCCAGGGTCGCTTTAACTGCGTCAGCCAGGACGTTTACACCGGCGAGCATTTTTTTGCGGCCAGAATCGCCGAATTTAACTTCTTTAGCAGCCATGATCATTATTCCTTGAATACTTAGTAGTAACGGAAGTCAGCGGGAGCACTCAGCCTTCGACGACAGCAAGAATCTCGTTCTCGCTCATCACCAGCAGGTCTTCGCCGTCTACTTTCACTGTGTTGCTGCCGGAATAAGGGCCGAACACAACCTTGTCACCCACTTTCACAGCCAGCGCACGTACTTCGCCGTTGTCCAGCACGCGGCCGGTACCCACAGCAACGATCTCGCCGCGGTTAGGCTTTTCAGCAGCCGAACCTGGCAGAACGATACCGCCGGCAGTTTTCGTTTCTTCTTCACTGCGACGGATGACGACGCGGTCATGCAGAGGACGAAGCTTCATTGTCGATCTCCTGATTATGTTTGTTTGATCGTCCGGTGAGTGCACCGGCCGGTTTAAATCCGGACTTGCCGGTTACGGTTCGACGCGCGAACCGCAGAATACGGTCTGGCCTTCAGGCCAGAAACCTTGCGGTGACCCATACATAAGGGCGAGCAAAGTGATTACAAGTCTTGGGTAGAAATTTTTTACACCCGAACCGGCTGGTCAAAACGAACGCGGCACCCTGAGGTGCCGCGCTGCCGGGGGGTGTGGAAGATTACTTGTCGCGATGCTCGAACTCGCCTTCGATGACGTCGGGCTCGCGGGTAGGCTGGTGAATCGCCGTCGGGCGATGACTCGACGCGCCCTGATTGGCAGGTGTCTGCAAATCATCGGCGAAGGCCCGCTGACGCATGGCCTGATCCTGGGCGCGCTGGCGGACCTTGTTGATCAGCAGACGACGGGTGATCGGCAACAGGCAGATCACACCCAGAATGTCGCTGATGAAACCGGGCAACAGCAGCAGACCGCCGCCCACGGCAACCATCAGGCCTTCGAGCATTTCCTGGGCAGGCAACTCGCCACGCGCCAGGCTTTCGCGTGCACGCAGCGCCGTCGCGAAACCGGCCACGCGCATCACGAACAAGCCGAGCATCGACGTCGCGACGACCAGCAGAAAGGTCCAGAGAAAGCCGATGGACATCCCGACACGAACCAGCAGAAACAGCTCAAGTACCGGGAATAATAGAAACAGCAGCAAAAAAACACGCATCAAATGAGTTCCTCAAGGGAAGAATGCCTTCCGAGTAGACCGTATGTGATGTCAGAAGGTCGTTAATTCAAGCTCCCTGCATCTGGCTTACCGCTAAATTATGCGCACAAGTGAGCTGAACCAGGCCTTCACAAACGTGTGTCGGTGTATTTCAGGGCCAGGCGGCCCGCCCGAGACGAACGGGTAAAAACAGCCTATAACGTGCTCTGGCTATGGCATAAGCACTCGCAACCCGCCAGTGATGCCATGGAAACGATCAACTGTGATTGGGCACGCATATGGAATTGAAAGACAAGCTGATAATCATCACCGGCGGCTGCCAGGGGCTGGGCAGAGCCATGGCCGAATACCTGGCCGGCAAAGGCGCCAACCTGGCGCTGCTGGACCTCAATCAGGAGAAACTCGATCAGGCTGTCGCCGCCTGTGAAGCACTCGGGGTCAAGGCTCGCGCCTATCTGTGCAATGTTGCCAATGAAGAACAGGTCGTCGATACGGTCAGCAAGGTCGCCGAGGATTTCGGCACCATTCATGGCCTGGTCAACAACGCTGGCATTCTGCGTGACGGCCTGCTGGTCAAGGTCAAGGATGGCGAGATGACCAAACTGAGCCTTGCGCAATGGCAGGCAGTGATCGACGTCAACCTGACCGGCGTATTCCTTTGCACCCGCGAAGTGGCGGCGAAAATGATCGAGCAGAAGAGCCAGGGCGCGATCATCAATATCTCGTCGATTTCACGTGCGGGGAATATCGGACAGACCAACTACTCGGCAGCCAAGGCCGGTGTGGCGGCTGCGACGGTTACCTGGGCAAGGGAACTGGCGCGCTACGGCATTCGAGTGGCAGGCGTGGCGCCGGGGTTCATTGAAACCGAAATGACCGGCAGCATGCGCCCCGAAGCACTGGAGAAGATGACCTCGGCGATCCCGCTCAAGCGCATGGGCAGACCGGACGAGATTGCACACTCGGTGGCTTATATTCTGGAAAACGATTATTACAGCGGACGCATCCTTGAGCTGGATGGCGCAATGCGAATCTAGTCAGCCCGTAAAAGCAGCAGGCGACGCACAGGGTGTGCGTCGCCTGCCCTTCGCTTACCAGCTTACGCCGAAGCCAGCGGTGTAGCGTGTCTTGTCGACATCGCCATTGCTCGAACCACTGATGACGTTCTTCTCGGCTTTCAGGTTAAGCGACGCCCAGTCGGTCACCTTGTAACGCAGCCCCGCTTCGACATCCAGCGAGTAGTCGGCGACGGCACTCAGCGGTTTGCCCAGCTCGCCGTTGGTGAAGAACTCGACCTTCTTGCCGATCAGGTAGCGGTTGTAATCCCAGGTGCCGGCAACGGAATAGAAGTTTTCCTTCTCGTCGTTGGAGAACTCGAAATCGGTACGGTTGAGCAGCGCACCGACCTTGAATGCACCCAGTTCGTCATCCCACAGCTGGTAACCTGGACCGGTACCGACTACGCGCTGACGAGACAGATCCTCGACCTTGTCGCGTTTGTAGCTGACGCGACCGTCCCAGAAGAATTTCTCGGTCAGGAAGCGGTCCAGCGAGTACTCGGCGCTCCAGTTGTCAGTGCCGACTACGTCGTCGGTGGTCTCGCGGTTGTAATCGCCCTTGGCGTTGTGACGCCAGTCGCCATGGCGAGCCGAGGTCTTGAAGGCGACGTTGTAATCATTGGTATCGTTTTCGGCCTGCTGGAAATCCAGCGCCGCATCGATGTTGCCTTTCCAGACAAGATCCGTGATAACCGGCTTGGGCTTGATGATCTGATGGATACTTGCCAGCTCGACAGTCTTGGGTGCATCGCCATTGGCCAGCACGACCTTGCCATCATCCGCTGCCTGCAGCGAATTGGAGACTTCGCCGCCATGCTCATCTTGCTTGACCAACAACGGCTGATCGCTTTTCAGGGTCTTGACCTGCTTCCAGTCCAGTGCGATAGCGCCACCGTATTCGGTCTGCAGCAATAATTTGCCGCCGTCGAACACCTTGATTGTGCCGGTCAGACGGTCGCCATTCTTCAACCAGACGGTATCGGCAAGCAATGGAGTGGAAACAGCGGTGATTGCAAGGCACAACAGGGTTCTGGACAACATAAGCGATAACTAGGCTCTGTAAGGCGGGAATCAGGCATTTTCCTGCGGGGAGGTGTCGGTGCGATCCATGTACCATCAAGCACGGTGGTAACTGACAGCCCGGAGAAGCAAAAGTTCAGCGAACAGCAATCAATAGCGTTTTATACAGGATTATCGCGTGGCAGACTCGGACTTGACATTACTTTACCCGGCAGGACAATCGCCGAACGAGGCGCGACGCACCGCCCTATACCTGACGATGGCGCAGATACCGGAAGGCAAAGTGGTCGCCTACGGGCAACTCGCCGAACTGGCCGGCCTGGGCCGAGCTGCACGCTGGGTGGGTCGTACGTTGAGCCAGTTGCCGGGCGGTTCTTCGCTGCCCTGGCATAGGGTTTTGGGCGCCGGAGGTCGGCTCAGTCTGCCGCCTGGCAGCGTTTCCGGTGACGAACAACGGGCACGTTTACGCGCCGAGGGCGTCACCATTGTGAATAATCGGGTTGATATGCAGCGCCATGGCTGGCGTCCCCTATAGCACAGCGGTTAGAGTGCGCCCTTTGTTTTCGTAACCTGAGGCAGATTCCAGCCCATGCCCCGTAAAACCTGGCGCGCCGCGCTCGCCGCATATGCCAGCCCGTCGACATTAGTGTTACTGCTGCTCGGATTCGCTGCGGGCATGCCTTATATGCTGGTCTTTTCGACATTGTCCGTGTGGTTGCGCGAAGCCGGTGTCGCGCGCGAGACCATCGGCTATGCGAGCCTGATCGGCCTTGCCTACGCCTTTAAATGGGTCTGGTCGCCATTGCTCGACCAATGGCGCCTGCCCCTGCTTGGCAAACTGGGACGTCGTCGGTCCTGGCTGGTGCTGTCCCAGAGCCTGGTGATTCTGGGCCTGATCGGCATGGGCTTCTGCGACCCGCAAAAGCATCTCTCGTGGCTGATCGCGATTGCCGTGGTGGTCGCCTTCTCGTCAGCCACGCAAGACATCGCCATTGACGCCTATCGCCTGGAAATTGCCCAGGACACCCAACAGGCTGCCCTGGCCGCCAGCTACATGTCCGGCTACCGGGTCGCTGCACTGCTGGCGACAGCGGGTGCACTGTATTTCGCCGAGGGCTTCGGCTCTACAGGCTTTGCCTACAAGCATTCAGCGTGGACCGGCACTTATGTGCTGTTCGGGCTGCTGATGCTGCCCGCCCTGGTCACCACACTGATCATGCGCGAGCCGCCGGTGCCGCTGCGCACCCAACTGTCGGCAGCGCGCTATGGCTTTACGCACCAGTTGGCCTCGGTGTTCGTGCTGATTGTGTTGCTGGTCTCAGTACCGGCGATGTTTACCCAGCTTTACAATACCGACTTCGCCAGTGTGCTGTTCAACGGCACCAGCTGGATGGACCTGTTGCTGGAAGACCGGGCGTTTTTACGCGCGATTCTCTACACGCTCCTGACCATCGCCTGCCTGTCCTCGATGGGTCGTCGCGGACTGGCACCGGTTCTCACCCCGATCAACGACTTCATCATGCGCTACCGCTGGCAGGCGCTGCTGTTGCTGGGCCTGATCGCGACCTACCGGATGTCGGACACGGTGATGGGGGTCATGGCCAACGTGTTCTACATCGACCAGGGCTTTACCAAGGACCAGATCGCCAGCGTCAGCAAAATCTTCGGCCTGATCATGACCCTGCTGGGCGCCGGTATCGGCGGGCTGCTGATCGTGCGCTTCGGCATCATGCCTATCCTGTTCATCGGCGGACTGGCCTCGGCTTCGACCAATATCCTGTTCCTGTTGCTGGCGGACATGGGCCCGAACGTGAAGATGCTGATCGTCACCATCTCGCTGGACAACCTCAGCTCGGGGCTGGCGACATCGGCGTTCGTCGCCTACCTGTCGAGCCTCACCAACCTGAAATTCTCTGCCACGCAATATGCCTTGCTCAGCTCCATCATGCTGCTGCTACCGCGCCTGCTGGGCGGCTATTCCGGTGTGGTGGTGGAAAAGTACGGCTACCACAACTTCTTCCTGATCACCGCGCTGCTGGGCATTCCGACGCTGGTGATGATCATCCTGCAATGGAACCGAGAGATACGCACGGCGAAGACCGAGCCGCCTCAAGAGGCTTCCGTTATCGACAAGCCCTGATCTCTGGCTACCTCATCAAGGAACAACATTGGACACCGAAAACAAAGCACGCGCTTTCAACCCCGTTCCCCTGATCCTTATCAGCCTGGGGATCTGGCTGCCGATCATCGGCACCCTGCTGAGCTCCTACCTGTCACAGGATCCCGCGACCCCTTCCGGGCCAATGGCCTTCGGTGGCGCGGTGGTTCTGCTCGCGCAGGTGGAGATCTTCGCCATCATCTTTCTGCTGGTTTATGCGTTCGCCGTAAAACCGTGGAGACTCTCCACAACCCTACGCACGGTGTTCTCGATCAATGCAGTCGCCGCCGTCGTCGCGGCAATCGGCATTATCGTTACGCTGGCCAATATAAGCCTGCAGTAATCGCCGACTAAAAAAGCCCTGACGCTCACGCGCCAGGGCTTTTTTCATATAGCGCGCGCCCTCCCCTTACAGTCTTTCCTCCTGGCGTCTCTCATTACGCCGTAAGAAACGCACTACAGCTTCTTATGAATTGGCCGACGACACTGCTAGCCATTCTTCACTACCTCACTGCAGCATCAAGAGTAATGTCGCTCAGTAATGGCCCTTTGCAATTTAACTGTGTGCCCCCGGAAACAAGTCTATAGACTCACCCACCTCTCTATATCAACACTCTCGCCCGGAACGAGCGGCTGGTTTTATATAACGGAGCAACAATGTTAAAGGATCTAACGGCGCTGTTTGCGCCACAAAACCGTCGCCTGATCAAGCTGACGACCGTTGCCCGTGACGAACAGGAACTCCTGCTGGAACGTTTTTCCGGTACTGAAAGCCTGTCCGAGCTGTTCAGCTTCGAGTTGTCGATGATCAGCCGCGATGCCGGTCTGGAGCTCAAATCGCAGATCGGCCAGCCTGCACAACTGGCAATAGAACTGGCCACCGGCGAGTCGCGCTTCATCAATGGCTATATCAGTGCCTTCAGCCTGGAAGGCAGCGACGGCGGTCTGGCACGTTACAGCGCCACACTGAGCCCCTGGCTGTGGATGCTCTCGCGGCGCGTCGACTCGCGGATATTTCAGGAACAGACCATCGAAGCCGTTATCCGAACGGTATTTGCGGCCTATGGTGCGTTGCCCGATTTCGAGTTTCAACTCAGCCAGCCACTCAAGACGCACAGTTACATCACCCAGTACCGTGAAAGCGATCTGACCTTTGTATTGCGCTTGCTGGAACACGAAGGGCTGTTCTTCTATTTCGATCACAATCAGGAAAAGCACACGCTGATCATTCTTGATCACTCGCGCGACCTCTCGCCCCTGCCGCAACAGCCCACCATTCGTTATCACAGTGCATCCGTTACCGAGACAGCGGATTCGATTACCGAATGGCGCAGCCATCGACGCCTGCAGTCGGGGCGCATGTCCATTCAGACTTTCGATTACAAGCAGCCGCGCAATTCGCTGCCGGTTGGCATGCCGAGCCTCAATGAGCAGGGCAACGTCGATTCGTATGAAGTGTATGACGTGCTCGATCACTACAGCCACGGCACCTTCAATGACGGAGAACGCCTGGTACGTCAGCGTCTGGAGGCCATTGAAGTTCAGGGCAAGACATTCACCGGCAACAGTAACTGCCGCGCCATGTACCCCGGCCACACCTTTGAGCTGACCCAGCATTTTGATCATGACCGCGGCTCTGCTGAAGATCGCAGTTTTCTACTGATAACGGTCAAGCATGAGGGCAGCAACAATTACCTGTCGGACGAAGGCGCGGGCTACACGAACGAGTTCGTGTGCATTCGCCACAAGATTCCCTACCGTCATCCGATCACCGTCCCGCGCCCAAGCATTAACGGCCCGCTGAGCGCCATCGTGGTCGGGCCGG encodes:
- a CDS encoding AmpG family muropeptide MFS transporter, which produces MPRKTWRAALAAYASPSTLVLLLLGFAAGMPYMLVFSTLSVWLREAGVARETIGYASLIGLAYAFKWVWSPLLDQWRLPLLGKLGRRRSWLVLSQSLVILGLIGMGFCDPQKHLSWLIAIAVVVAFSSATQDIAIDAYRLEIAQDTQQAALAASYMSGYRVAALLATAGALYFAEGFGSTGFAYKHSAWTGTYVLFGLLMLPALVTTLIMREPPVPLRTQLSAARYGFTHQLASVFVLIVLLVSVPAMFTQLYNTDFASVLFNGTSWMDLLLEDRAFLRAILYTLLTIACLSSMGRRGLAPVLTPINDFIMRYRWQALLLLGLIATYRMSDTVMGVMANVFYIDQGFTKDQIASVSKIFGLIMTLLGAGIGGLLIVRFGIMPILFIGGLASASTNILFLLLADMGPNVKMLIVTISLDNLSSGLATSAFVAYLSSLTNLKFSATQYALLSSIMLLLPRLLGGYSGVVVEKYGYHNFFLITALLGIPTLVMIILQWNREIRTAKTEPPQEASVIDKP